One bacterium DNA segment encodes these proteins:
- a CDS encoding SDR family NAD(P)-dependent oxidoreductase, whose protein sequence is MNKSLIGKTALITGAGRGVGRAIALKFAEAGADLVLIARSKDELSSTAIECAANGVKVVAETVDLAEIPQIESLLTLLPPVASSSISSSTTRRFSSREFWKSTPLRTSEKCLLLMSSPRSFSVRRQFP, encoded by the coding sequence ATGAACAAATCTCTAATTGGCAAGACTGCACTTATCACCGGCGCCGGTCGCGGAGTGGGTCGCGCAATCGCCTTAAAATTCGCCGAGGCGGGCGCAGATCTGGTATTAATCGCGCGTTCAAAAGATGAATTGAGCTCGACGGCGATAGAATGCGCTGCAAATGGTGTCAAGGTTGTCGCCGAGACCGTTGACCTCGCTGAGATCCCTCAGATCGAGTCACTTTTGACACTCTTGCCACCCGTGGCATCAAGCTCGATATCCTCATCAACAACGCGGCGATTCTCATCAAGGGAATTCTGGAAGAGTACTCCATTGCGAACTTCCGAAAAATGCTTGCTGTTAATGTCATCGCCCCGCTCGTTCTCAGTCAGAAGGCAATTCCCATGA
- a CDS encoding oligosaccharide flippase family protein: MSVIQAAKTALLNASAKGFFHLLSANLAISLLSFGAQLLVIKFLSPAEMADIKTMQSFIGIAVVIASVGLNTAVLKLCSEQRSDAERALILRKSLRYTVIPNALVLAAIAAAALLGLFSPSSRVNDWMMVLMFSVPATALGSVLMMYLQARKRIKLMATAQTMIRVVGLTVIVLAAFFYGFGGFVIASAIVAIAALAPLVSLVKDDLVVSKSDAEESFPLIWYYARWSLAGNLVATTIGFLDILMLNYLIDDRVGLGYYSIATIFVLGLSQVTSTVQTIATPFFSEYSSDRSQFMRVLKKYQKMLMLTALALTVASMVIVPWLIVLFYGESYAPAGEYFQILAVKYFLWSCYALLGIAIWGVGKMKLSFYNALATLVVSTVISYVLIIRNGLQGAAIAQVVSYLFSLIIVAFVAKVALESHFHSLTVTSGDTKRKRPE, encoded by the coding sequence ATGTCCGTGATACAGGCGGCAAAGACGGCATTGCTGAATGCTTCGGCCAAGGGCTTCTTCCATTTGCTGAGTGCTAACCTGGCAATCAGCCTTTTGTCTTTCGGCGCTCAGCTGTTGGTGATCAAATTCCTCTCGCCTGCGGAGATGGCCGATATCAAGACAATGCAGTCTTTCATAGGGATCGCAGTCGTGATCGCGAGTGTCGGGCTAAATACGGCTGTCCTTAAGCTCTGTTCCGAACAACGATCAGATGCTGAACGCGCGTTGATACTTCGTAAGAGCCTTAGGTACACTGTAATTCCAAACGCCTTGGTTCTGGCAGCAATCGCGGCTGCGGCACTCCTGGGATTGTTCTCGCCCTCGAGTCGCGTCAACGACTGGATGATGGTACTGATGTTCTCAGTCCCGGCAACGGCACTGGGCTCCGTCCTCATGATGTACTTGCAGGCGCGAAAACGAATCAAGCTGATGGCGACCGCGCAGACGATGATTCGCGTTGTCGGCCTCACGGTTATCGTGCTTGCTGCATTTTTCTACGGCTTTGGCGGTTTTGTGATAGCGAGCGCGATCGTCGCAATAGCTGCATTGGCGCCGTTGGTGAGTCTTGTCAAGGATGACTTGGTCGTGTCGAAGTCAGATGCAGAAGAGAGCTTTCCGCTGATCTGGTATTATGCTCGTTGGAGCCTGGCGGGCAACTTGGTGGCTACCACAATCGGCTTTCTTGATATCCTGATGCTCAATTATCTGATTGATGACCGTGTTGGCCTCGGATATTATAGCATTGCCACGATCTTTGTCTTGGGACTTAGTCAGGTAACATCAACCGTACAGACAATTGCGACGCCGTTCTTCTCCGAATACAGCAGTGATAGATCCCAGTTCATGAGGGTATTGAAGAAGTACCAGAAGATGCTGATGTTAACGGCATTGGCGTTGACCGTGGCGTCAATGGTCATAGTACCATGGTTGATTGTGTTGTTCTATGGTGAAAGTTACGCACCGGCGGGAGAATACTTCCAGATTCTTGCCGTGAAGTATTTCCTCTGGAGCTGCTATGCGCTGCTTGGAATTGCCATATGGGGCGTCGGCAAAATGAAACTCAGTTTCTACAATGCTCTGGCAACACTGGTAGTCTCGACGGTTATCAGTTACGTACTTATAATAAGAAATGGATTGCAGGGAGCGGCAATCGCCCAAGTGGTGTCGTACCTTTTTAGCTTGATTATTGTCGCTTTTGTTGCGAAAGTGGCACTTGAAAGTCACTTCCATTCATTAACGGTTACGTCCGGCGATACAAAGCGAAAGAGACCAGAATGA
- a CDS encoding PQQ-dependent sugar dehydrogenase, translated as MPFRNLTTSCCLFALVLVLSVVPLNAQTPLRTEIVVSGLTRPVFATSPVGDFNRLFVVEQRGSASTSNRADIRIMDINTRTMYTKPFLSISPVRTSSEEGLLGLAFHPNYAGNGYFFTYHTNTSGDNVVTRWQVSGTNPDSANPASASILMTIPHPLESNHNGGWMAFGPDGFLYISAGDGGGSNDEHNNGQNLNTLLGSMLRIDVDSGTPYGIPPSNPFFGGPQREEIYYWGLRNAWRNSFDRLSGDLYIGDVGQGQYEEINFRPAADTGNINFGWPLREGAHCYIPSVNCDPSGITTDPIHEYTHSLGCSITGGYNYTGCAIPDLNGTYFFGDYCEGTVWSFRYDGINKTDFQNRTVELDLTFTAGLTSFAEDNYGELYLLYQDGEIRKIVPDVAITDCNGNDLDDSCEIFFGVVQDANFNGVPDSCDPPSFICGDADGGGTISVSDAVFLIAHIFGGGPAPVPAEAGDANCSGGLSISDAVYVIAYIFGGGPAPCAACP; from the coding sequence ATGCCGTTTCGAAATCTGACCACCTCTTGCTGCCTCTTCGCCTTGGTGCTCGTACTCTCAGTTGTACCGCTCAATGCGCAAACTCCATTACGAACAGAAATAGTGGTCAGCGGCCTAACGCGACCCGTATTTGCAACATCGCCAGTCGGTGACTTCAATCGCCTATTCGTTGTTGAACAACGAGGCTCTGCCAGCACGAGCAATCGCGCAGATATTCGCATTATGGATATCAACACCCGGACTATGTACACCAAACCGTTTCTATCAATCAGTCCGGTGAGAACATCCAGCGAAGAAGGTTTACTCGGACTGGCCTTCCATCCCAATTACGCTGGCAATGGCTACTTCTTTACATACCATACTAACACCAGCGGTGATAACGTTGTGACTCGTTGGCAAGTCTCCGGCACGAACCCCGATAGCGCAAATCCTGCCAGCGCAAGCATTCTAATGACCATACCTCACCCCTTGGAAAGCAATCACAATGGTGGCTGGATGGCATTTGGACCCGATGGTTTTCTTTACATCTCTGCTGGTGATGGCGGAGGAAGCAATGATGAACATAATAATGGTCAGAACCTCAATACTCTCTTAGGTTCTATGTTGCGAATAGATGTCGACTCTGGTACTCCATATGGTATACCTCCTTCCAATCCATTCTTCGGTGGTCCTCAACGGGAAGAGATCTACTATTGGGGATTGCGCAATGCCTGGCGGAATAGCTTTGATCGTCTTTCCGGTGATCTATACATTGGCGACGTTGGTCAGGGACAGTATGAAGAAATCAATTTCCGACCGGCTGCCGATACCGGCAATATCAACTTCGGTTGGCCCCTTCGTGAAGGAGCTCATTGCTACATCCCATCCGTCAATTGCGACCCTTCGGGCATTACGACCGACCCAATTCATGAGTATACACACAGTCTTGGTTGTTCAATAACCGGTGGCTACAACTACACCGGTTGTGCGATCCCGGATCTGAATGGAACTTACTTCTTTGGGGACTATTGCGAAGGTACTGTTTGGTCGTTCCGCTACGACGGAATCAACAAGACTGATTTCCAGAACAGAACGGTTGAACTTGACCTCACCTTTACCGCTGGATTGACATCATTCGCTGAAGACAATTATGGTGAACTCTATTTGTTGTATCAAGACGGCGAAATCCGAAAGATCGTTCCCGATGTCGCAATTACTGACTGCAATGGCAACGATCTCGACGATAGTTGCGAGATATTCTTCGGTGTGGTGCAAGATGCGAACTTCAATGGCGTTCCCGACAGCTGCGATCCGCCATCCTTTATCTGTGGTGATGCCGACGGCGGCGGTACGATTTCGGTTTCCGACGCTGTGTTCTTGATTGCTCACATCTTTGGTGGCGGTCCTGCCCCCGTGCCAGCTGAAGCCGGTGATGCTAATTGTTCCGGAGGGCTCTCCATCTCCGACGCGGTATATGTTATTGCCTACATTTTCGGAGGCGGTCCCGCTCCCTGTGCGGCATGTCCGTAG
- a CDS encoding SDR family oxidoreductase has translation MERVALITGGSRGLGLATAKELQARGFRLLLVGLEKQLAQNAVRILTDFPEVKYLSGDITKAATCFEAARACQESFGRLDVLVNNAGMYLGGSIEEFPEASWDQIIGVNLKSHFLMTKAAMPLLKESQGQIIFINSVGGKQGQANNSAYCASKFGLQGLADSIRIELRPFRIRVTSIFPNNMNSVGEVISSGDPKRIQLLETADVARLIGDVADAPAYAQIPEIQIYPLSTEIAKSERNKFL, from the coding sequence TTGGAAAGAGTAGCGCTAATTACTGGTGGTTCGCGCGGGCTGGGATTGGCCACTGCCAAGGAACTGCAAGCACGCGGATTTAGATTGCTCCTCGTCGGTTTAGAGAAACAGTTGGCACAGAACGCCGTGCGCATTCTTACCGATTTCCCGGAAGTTAAGTACCTGTCCGGCGACATAACCAAGGCAGCGACCTGCTTCGAAGCCGCTCGCGCGTGCCAAGAATCGTTTGGCCGGCTCGACGTGCTCGTTAACAACGCCGGAATGTATCTGGGTGGCAGTATCGAGGAATTCCCCGAGGCATCATGGGACCAGATTATTGGCGTTAATTTAAAATCGCACTTCTTGATGACCAAGGCAGCGATGCCCTTGCTCAAGGAATCACAAGGTCAGATTATCTTCATAAATTCCGTGGGAGGGAAACAGGGCCAGGCTAACAACTCAGCCTATTGCGCTTCCAAATTCGGACTGCAGGGTCTCGCGGATTCAATCAGAATCGAACTGAGACCATTTAGGATTCGCGTCACGAGCATCTTTCCAAACAACATGAACTCTGTCGGCGAGGTAATCTCTTCCGGCGATCCTAAGCGAATTCAACTTCTGGAAACGGCAGATGTAGCTCGGCTGATTGGCGATGTTGCAGACGCACCAGCCTATGCGCAGATTCCGGAGATACAAATCTACCCACTCTCGACCGAAATCGCGAAAAGTGAGAGAAACAAGTTCCTGTAG
- a CDS encoding glycosyltransferase family 4 protein: protein MTAKAKIPEIIQVGAVPPPFGGVSIHTKRLMGRLCEAKLANSLIDVSGVPKTGLGIRNLSWKRAFLHLLRCEPAIVHFHNFAPRNLYLYSLLSIRHLTVVSLHNERFDDDIRKYSPIEQWLLARLFGSITAVVIHSETSRERALKLGIPEAKLHVIPPFIPPAQGDIADFALLPTIAEIRRKHRYLLATNAYRLTFHKGEDLYGIDLVIEATGDLVNDAKLDVAAVILLPDAGDTEYLQKLKNRVSELGLEERCLFHGESLEETTALWKSADIVIRATNTDAGDSLTVLEALACGTPAIASDCVLRNEAAHLFVNRDAKSLAAVCKQVLEDLPASRAKLKSIRLSDNAGSLIELYLKIAGAGTTMSQRQGV from the coding sequence GTGACAGCTAAAGCCAAAATACCCGAGATCATTCAAGTCGGCGCCGTACCGCCGCCATTTGGCGGTGTTTCGATTCATACCAAGAGGCTGATGGGTCGACTTTGTGAAGCGAAACTTGCCAATAGTCTTATCGATGTTAGCGGTGTTCCCAAGACTGGTTTAGGGATTCGAAACCTGAGTTGGAAGCGGGCATTCCTGCATTTGCTCCGCTGCGAACCCGCAATTGTCCATTTCCACAACTTTGCACCACGAAACCTGTACTTGTATTCACTTCTGAGTATCCGGCATTTGACCGTCGTTTCTCTGCACAACGAGCGATTCGATGATGACATCAGGAAGTATTCACCAATCGAGCAGTGGTTGCTGGCGAGACTATTTGGCTCGATTACAGCTGTGGTTATTCATAGCGAGACATCCCGTGAACGTGCTTTGAAATTGGGTATTCCCGAGGCGAAGTTGCACGTCATTCCGCCCTTTATCCCACCAGCTCAAGGTGACATTGCGGACTTCGCACTGCTTCCCACTATTGCAGAGATTCGAAGGAAGCATCGATACTTGCTCGCTACTAATGCCTATCGATTGACATTTCACAAAGGTGAAGACCTTTATGGAATAGATCTGGTTATTGAAGCGACCGGCGACTTGGTAAACGACGCCAAACTTGATGTGGCTGCAGTAATCCTGTTGCCTGATGCGGGAGATACTGAATACTTGCAGAAGTTGAAGAATCGCGTGAGCGAGCTTGGATTGGAAGAACGCTGTCTCTTTCACGGTGAATCTTTGGAAGAAACGACGGCGCTTTGGAAGTCAGCGGACATCGTCATACGAGCGACCAACACCGATGCCGGTGATTCACTAACGGTACTTGAAGCGCTGGCCTGCGGTACGCCGGCAATTGCCAGTGACTGCGTTCTTCGAAACGAAGCTGCGCACTTATTCGTCAATCGAGACGCGAAAAGTCTCGCAGCGGTCTGCAAGCAGGTTCTTGAGGATCTACCCGCGAGCCGCGCCAAGCTGAAGTCGATTCGGCTAAGCGACAATGCTGGAAGCTTGATAGAGCTGTATCTGAAGATCGCCGGGGCTGGTACAACAATGTCACAACGCCAGGGAGTCTAG
- a CDS encoding 6-carboxytetrahydropterin synthase, which yields MKTTITRRMTFCAGHRLFKPGLSDEDNLKIFGECSNPNGHGHNYVLEVSVSGEIDPANGMIINLKTLKQIIEREVVSKVDHKNLNIDVEFMRGQIPTTEVFAGKIFDILDKALGNDLLARVVLWESENNRFEVSR from the coding sequence ATGAAGACGACTATTACCAGAAGAATGACCTTTTGCGCCGGCCATCGGCTTTTTAAGCCGGGATTGTCCGATGAAGATAACCTCAAGATCTTTGGCGAATGCTCGAACCCAAACGGTCACGGGCACAACTATGTACTTGAAGTCAGCGTTTCCGGCGAAATCGACCCGGCGAACGGAATGATCATCAATCTCAAGACCCTCAAGCAGATTATAGAACGAGAAGTTGTTTCCAAGGTCGACCATAAGAATCTGAATATCGATGTTGAATTCATGAGGGGGCAGATTCCCACAACCGAAGTCTTTGCCGGGAAGATATTCGACATACTCGACAAGGCACTTGGTAACGATTTACTGGCACGGGTAGTATTATGGGAATCGGAAAACAACCGATTTGAAGTCTCTCGATGA
- a CDS encoding SDR family oxidoreductase — protein MLIKGILEEYSIANFRKMLAVNVIAPLVLSQKAIPMMKARGGGSIVNISSLSGCFGVQKFAGMGAYDTTKYALWGITEMLAIENMKHNIRVNQISLSAVDTAMFRAAAPPGLNASLLAEDVGKHVLYLASAESAPLTGENIILTGMAPAR, from the coding sequence ATTCTCATCAAGGGAATTCTGGAAGAGTACTCCATTGCGAACTTCCGAAAAATGCTTGCTGTTAATGTCATCGCCCCGCTCGTTCTCAGTCAGAAGGCAATTCCCATGATGAAAGCGCGAGGCGGTGGGTCAATCGTCAACATATCGTCTCTTTCCGGTTGCTTTGGCGTTCAGAAATTTGCCGGAATGGGAGCCTATGACACAACCAAATATGCTCTTTGGGGAATAACTGAAATGTTGGCTATCGAGAACATGAAGCACAATATTCGCGTAAACCAGATTTCTCTCTCGGCTGTCGATACTGCGATGTTCCGGGCAGCGGCGCCTCCCGGCCTCAATGCCTCGCTCCTTGCCGAAGATGTCGGAAAACACGTTCTTTATCTCGCTTCGGCTGAATCCGCACCGCTGACGGGAGAGAATATCATCCTTACCGGAATGGCGCCAGCGAGATAA
- a CDS encoding outer membrane beta-barrel protein, giving the protein MNLKAKVLVAIMCVLMLSTSSYAFRFSVGGFGGLNIPIAQEDTESGTAFGAKARIPLMGSIAIEPNIVFAENGDASYDVEGGWNKTMTHEGGKYTSFGVDLVIGSIMGYKGFGAYGILGLSSSKFEKKGIPDLTKGTYWFGLGFEYGFTDQISLDVRGKAFIFPYKDDANPNGDDKGSRKNGLVTVGLNYYFGFTE; this is encoded by the coding sequence ATGAACCTAAAGGCTAAAGTGTTGGTAGCAATAATGTGTGTGTTGATGTTGAGCACATCCAGTTATGCATTCCGATTCTCTGTAGGCGGCTTTGGCGGCCTGAATATTCCTATCGCCCAAGAAGACACAGAATCCGGAACTGCCTTTGGAGCAAAGGCACGCATTCCGTTGATGGGCTCAATAGCCATTGAGCCAAACATCGTTTTTGCCGAAAATGGCGATGCTTCCTATGATGTCGAAGGCGGCTGGAATAAGACCATGACACATGAGGGCGGCAAGTATACGAGTTTCGGCGTTGATCTCGTAATCGGCAGTATCATGGGTTATAAAGGATTCGGAGCTTACGGAATTCTCGGGCTTTCGTCTTCTAAATTCGAGAAGAAGGGTATTCCTGATTTAACCAAGGGTACTTACTGGTTCGGATTGGGATTTGAATATGGGTTTACTGATCAAATCTCGCTTGATGTTCGGGGCAAAGCCTTCATTTTCCCCTACAAAGATGATGCCAATCCGAACGGCGACGACAAAGGGTCGCGCAAGAACGGTTTGGTTACTGTCGGCCTCAATTACTACTTTGGATTCACGGAGTAA
- a CDS encoding pyridoxal-phosphate dependent enzyme: MPKLNNILEAIGNTPMVQLKRMMPEGAGEVYAKLEFMNPGGSIKDRMARYIIEDAERRGELKSGMIVENTSGNTGVGVAIVAAVKGYKAIFTIPDKMSDEKINLLKAFGAKVVVTKTNVPADSPESYYETAKRIHRENPGSFYLNQYHNPKNIEAHYNLTGPEIWKDMDGKIDYFVAGIGTGGTLSGAGKFLKEQDKNIKIVAVDPYGSVFYDFFKTGKPGKPEVYKVEGIGEDMITQAMDFSVVDDMLQVNDRDCFLTGRDLTTKEGIFAGGSSGAAVWGAIQVAKRVGPGKRIVVVLPDSGTRYLSKMFNETWMRDYGFLEEKPELGSVQRLLERKNGSEIISVGTSETVHNVISKMKKYDISQLPVLENGELVGLIRESDLLGMMVSGRYTPAQTIEGAIVRDYHIAAREMPISRLAELFSKSNADVVFAVDNRKLVGILTKIDLIDFLAGA, encoded by the coding sequence ATGCCCAAGCTCAACAACATTCTCGAAGCAATCGGCAACACGCCAATGGTGCAGCTTAAGCGGATGATGCCGGAAGGCGCTGGAGAAGTCTATGCTAAGCTGGAATTCATGAATCCCGGCGGTTCGATAAAGGACCGAATGGCGCGGTACATCATAGAGGACGCCGAGCGCCGCGGTGAACTTAAGTCAGGCATGATCGTGGAAAATACTTCGGGAAATACCGGTGTTGGCGTTGCGATCGTAGCGGCGGTCAAGGGATATAAGGCGATTTTCACCATTCCTGACAAAATGTCTGATGAGAAGATCAACTTACTCAAGGCATTTGGCGCCAAGGTTGTCGTGACCAAGACAAACGTGCCGGCAGACAGTCCTGAATCGTACTATGAGACTGCGAAACGGATTCATCGGGAGAATCCCGGTTCGTTTTATCTGAACCAGTATCACAACCCTAAGAATATAGAAGCTCACTACAATCTAACCGGTCCGGAAATCTGGAAAGATATGGACGGGAAAATTGACTATTTCGTGGCCGGTATCGGAACCGGAGGAACGCTTTCAGGAGCAGGCAAGTTCCTGAAAGAGCAGGACAAGAATATCAAGATTGTTGCAGTCGATCCATACGGGTCGGTGTTTTATGATTTCTTCAAGACGGGAAAGCCGGGGAAACCGGAAGTCTACAAAGTTGAAGGCATCGGCGAGGACATGATAACGCAGGCGATGGATTTCTCGGTCGTGGATGACATGCTACAGGTGAATGATCGCGATTGTTTCCTCACGGGACGTGATCTGACGACCAAGGAAGGCATTTTTGCGGGAGGTTCTTCAGGCGCCGCGGTGTGGGGAGCGATTCAGGTCGCGAAGCGGGTAGGTCCGGGAAAGCGTATTGTCGTAGTGTTGCCTGATTCTGGTACACGATATCTTTCAAAGATGTTCAATGAGACATGGATGCGCGACTATGGATTCTTGGAAGAGAAACCGGAACTTGGGTCCGTACAGCGTCTTTTGGAGAGAAAGAACGGGAGCGAGATTATCTCGGTCGGGACGAGCGAAACGGTTCACAATGTCATCTCCAAGATGAAGAAGTATGACATTTCGCAGTTGCCCGTTCTTGAAAATGGCGAATTGGTCGGTTTGATCCGTGAGTCCGATCTCTTGGGTATGATGGTTTCAGGTAGATACACCCCTGCCCAGACAATTGAAGGCGCCATCGTTCGCGACTATCACATTGCAGCCCGTGAGATGCCGATTTCGCGACTGGCTGAATTGTTCTCAAAATCGAACGCGGATGTAGTTTTTGCTGTTGATAACCGCAAGTTGGTCGGTATCTTGACCAAAATAGATTTAATCGACTTTCTTGCAGGAGCTTGA
- a CDS encoding cystathionine gamma-synthase — protein MKDYDPTKHQFETNAIHAGQPPDPATGAIAFPIYQTSTYVQEGIGGHKGFEYSRTANPTRCALEQCLASLEGAKYGLCFASGMAATSNIMTLLKAGDHVVCSDDLYGGTPRVFNRVYADYGIEFTYVDTSFTDRIEAAIKPNTKMVFIETPTNPMLKITEIRAVATLTKRKDLILVVDNTFASPFLQRPLDLGADIVVHSTTKYINGHADSVGGAVLTSHEKAFERMKYCQNAAGGIMGPFDAFLTMRGVKTLALRMERQCENAMNLAVYLESHPKVERVIYPGLESFPQHKIAERQMRLFGGMISFVIKGGLESAKKMLANTPVFGLAESLGGVESLIQHPALMTHASVPKEVRDANGISDGLIRVSAGIEAYEDLKRALDTGFSHV, from the coding sequence TTGAAAGACTACGATCCGACTAAACACCAGTTCGAGACCAACGCTATACACGCCGGTCAGCCGCCTGATCCTGCGACCGGAGCGATTGCGTTTCCCATCTACCAGACTTCGACCTATGTGCAAGAGGGAATCGGCGGACACAAGGGATTTGAGTACTCCCGAACTGCTAATCCGACTCGTTGTGCCTTGGAGCAGTGCCTGGCTTCGCTGGAAGGAGCCAAGTATGGTCTGTGTTTCGCATCGGGGATGGCAGCGACCTCGAACATTATGACCCTGCTAAAAGCAGGAGACCATGTCGTCTGTTCGGACGATCTTTATGGCGGCACACCAAGAGTGTTTAACCGCGTCTATGCGGACTACGGTATCGAGTTCACGTACGTCGATACCTCGTTTACCGACCGAATTGAGGCTGCGATCAAACCAAACACCAAGATGGTGTTTATTGAGACACCCACCAATCCAATGCTGAAGATTACCGAGATCCGGGCAGTTGCAACACTTACCAAGCGAAAAGACCTGATTTTGGTCGTGGATAATACATTTGCTTCGCCGTTCTTGCAGCGTCCGCTTGATCTGGGAGCTGATATCGTTGTTCACTCGACTACCAAGTACATTAATGGACATGCCGATTCAGTGGGCGGAGCAGTTCTGACCTCGCACGAAAAGGCATTCGAGAGAATGAAATATTGCCAAAACGCCGCCGGTGGAATCATGGGACCGTTCGACGCCTTCCTTACAATGCGCGGGGTGAAGACCCTGGCGCTTCGTATGGAACGTCAATGTGAGAACGCGATGAACTTGGCGGTGTACTTGGAGAGCCATCCCAAAGTCGAACGAGTTATTTATCCCGGGTTGGAGTCGTTTCCGCAGCACAAGATTGCGGAACGTCAGATGCGCCTTTTTGGAGGGATGATTTCATTCGTGATCAAGGGTGGGCTTGAATCTGCAAAGAAGATGCTCGCCAATACACCGGTATTTGGATTAGCCGAATCGCTGGGCGGTGTTGAATCGCTAATCCAGCATCCAGCGCTCATGACTCATGCTTCGGTGCCGAAAGAAGTTCGCGACGCCAACGGCATCTCTGATGGTCTAATTAGAGTCTCGGCAGGTATCGAAGCCTACGAAGATCTAAAGCGGGCGCTAGATACCGGATTCAGCCACGTCTAA
- a CDS encoding DUF302 domain-containing protein, producing MYTTSYAFGVETTMSFEEARQRVEALLKDVGFGILTEIDVKATMKKKLGAEFRPYVILGACNPQIAHEAFKRELEIGSLLPCNVIVYENDKGGTNVSFMDPIAALGLTGNKELTQQANQVRELLQQVAAKL from the coding sequence ATGTACACGACCAGTTACGCGTTTGGCGTTGAGACCACAATGTCATTTGAAGAGGCTCGACAGCGAGTCGAGGCACTTCTCAAAGACGTAGGGTTCGGCATATTGACAGAAATCGATGTCAAAGCAACGATGAAGAAGAAACTAGGTGCTGAATTCCGCCCTTACGTAATTCTCGGCGCATGCAATCCGCAGATTGCGCACGAGGCATTCAAGCGTGAGCTTGAGATCGGGTCGCTGTTGCCATGCAATGTTATCGTTTATGAGAACGACAAAGGCGGTACCAACGTGTCATTTATGGATCCCATAGCGGCGCTTGGATTGACAGGTAACAAGGAACTGACACAACAAGCTAATCAAGTGCGTGAACTTCTCCAGCAAGTAGCGGCAAAGCTGTAG
- a CDS encoding NAAT family transporter, whose translation MLEWHQYLEILTAILVIVDPFGAIPIFISITSDESPRQRANTARIASITLAVVLIGAAFAGEPLLKLLGIRLASFQVGGGILILLLSLSMINAKVSPTKQTPEEEIEAVAKENVAVVPLAVPLLAGPAAISTVIVFAHRSEDWSAKGFVIFSVILVALLTWILLRLSIPLSHKLGRIGINTFTRAMGMVLSAIAIEFIATGLLQLFPGLG comes from the coding sequence ATGCTTGAATGGCACCAATATCTCGAAATCTTGACGGCTATCCTCGTCATTGTTGACCCCTTTGGGGCCATCCCGATATTTATTAGTATTACCTCCGACGAAAGCCCCAGACAAAGAGCGAACACCGCTCGAATCGCATCAATCACTCTGGCAGTCGTTTTGATTGGTGCAGCCTTTGCAGGTGAGCCTCTTTTGAAACTCCTCGGAATTCGCCTTGCCTCGTTTCAAGTCGGTGGTGGAATCCTGATCTTGCTACTGTCGCTTTCGATGATTAACGCCAAGGTCAGCCCTACGAAACAAACCCCGGAAGAAGAAATCGAAGCCGTCGCCAAAGAAAATGTTGCAGTTGTGCCTCTTGCTGTACCGCTTCTTGCAGGACCGGCCGCAATCAGCACTGTCATCGTGTTTGCACACCGAAGCGAGGATTGGTCCGCCAAGGGATTCGTGATATTCTCGGTGATACTCGTTGCACTATTGACCTGGATTCTCCTAAGGCTCTCAATACCGCTTAGCCATAAACTCGGACGAATCGGGATCAATACCTTTACACGTGCAATGGGCATGGTCCTCTCGGCAATTGCAATTGAGTTTATCGCTACTGGGCTTCTCCAGCTATTCCCCGGACTGGGCTAA